The DNA segment TAGAAAAGGCGTCCGCATTTATAAGGTGTTGGGTGTCCTCATTCAGGGGTACATGGAGTGTGATGATATCGCTGTTTTGATACAGCGTCTGCAGATCCACATAGGTTACATATGCTTCCATCTCTTTCTTGGGATGTGCATTATAGGCGATGATCTTGCAGCCAAAGCCTGCGATATGACGAATCAGTGTTTGCCCGATAGCTCCGGTTCCAATAACCCCCAGCGTTTTCCCCTTCAGGTTACTGCCTAGCACCGCATCGAAGGAATAATCCTGGCTTACAGCACTCTGCAGCACCAGCTTCATTTTACGAAGCGCCATCAGGATCAGCATGATTGTATAATCAGCCACACTTTCACTGGCATAGGTTGCATTCCCGACATGGATGCCGATGTTCCTTGCGTATTCCAAATCGATATGATCGTAGCCGATGGTGCGGGTAGATAAAAAGCGCACGCCTACCTCCTGCAGCTTCTGCAGCAAAGCGGCATCGATCGGTGTTGATAAGACACTGATACATTCACAGCCCTGGCACAGCTGCGCGTTTTCCAGAGTCGGACGCTGCGCACACGTCTCAATGTCCAGCTCCATCGCTTTCGCGCAGGCA comes from the Erysipelotrichaceae bacterium 66202529 genome and includes:
- a CDS encoding lactate dehydrogenase; amino-acid sequence: MKVFVYGYRPEEAAYFDACAKAMELDIETCAQRPTLENAQLCQGCECISVLSTPIDAALLQKLQEVGVRFLSTRTIGYDHIDLEYARNIGIHVGNATYASESVADYTIMLILMALRKMKLVLQSAVSQDYSFDAVLGSNLKGKTLGVIGTGAIGQTLIRHIAGFGCKIIAYNAHPKKEMEAYVTYVDLQTLYQNSDIITLHVPLNEDTQHLINADAFSMMKEGVILVNTARGGLIDNKALIDAIEAGTIGAAALDVVEGETGIYYNRRKGKILKQRDMAVLNSFPNVLLTPHLAFLTDDSYRDMVTNSMRSCYLFMHGEENPWLIQ